One segment of Carya illinoinensis cultivar Pawnee chromosome 1, C.illinoinensisPawnee_v1, whole genome shotgun sequence DNA contains the following:
- the LOC122278265 gene encoding protein IQ-DOMAIN 19-like isoform X2, which translates to MGKTSKWLRNFLTGKKDKEKLPRNQSSCIAIENNPTTPISTPQTPKEKRRWSFRRSSAAAAAPKDSNPVEPIATMPPAVQTALDAENEQKKQAMAMAAATTAAADAAVAAAQAAAAVIRLTAAANGRTSAVEVVAAIKIQSVFRSYLARKALSALKGLVKLQALVRGHLVRKQATATLRCMQALVTVQARALAQRIRMAEEAKPVNQHRKSTQENQFRHSYHEMDRGIEDIKIVEMDLGATKGSLKSRNSYSSQPQYERIEHKFSTQYAPNCVYSKQDNYQASPAPSALTDMSPGACSGHFDDYSFDTAQSSPQYYSAASKPDPSRVPFAFPRPNYTESMSYDYQLFPNYMANTQSSRAKVRSQSAPKQRPDTIERQPSRRRASMEGRNVPRAVRMQRSSSHVGSTAQNYQYPWPIKLDRSTVSLKDSECGSSSTVLTNTNHCRSLVAFDLHGNRSAVHPSLQF; encoded by the exons ATGGGGAAGACAAGCAAATGGCTTAGAAACTTCTTGACAGGGAAAAAAGACAAGGAAAAGTTGCCACGTAATCAGAGTTCTTGCATTGCCATTGAGAACAATCCGACAACTCCGATTTCCACCCCACAGACACCGAAAGAGAAAAGGCGATGGAGTTTTCGAAGATCTTCAGCCGCAGCTGCGGCTCCCAAGGACTCAAATCCTGTGGAACCCATTGCCACAATGCCACCAGCTGTACAGACCGCTTTGGACGCTGAAAATGAGCAGAAAAAGCAAGCCATGGCAATGGCAGCAGCCACGACTGCAGCAGCAGATGCTGCCGTGGCTGCTGCACAGGCTGCAGCTGCGGTGATCCGACTCACAGCAGCTGCCAATGGCAGAACTAGTGCAGTTGAAGTGGTTGCTGCAATAAAAATCCAATCGGTTTTCCGCTCTTATTTG GCAAGGAAAGCACTGTCCGCGTTAAAAGGACTAGTGAAGTTGCAGGCATTGGTGAGAGGTCACCTGGTGAGGAAACAAGCGACGGCTACACTTCGGTGCATGCAGGCACTGGTGACAGTACAGGCTAGAGCTCTGGCACAGAGAATCCGGATGGCTGAAGAAGCGAAGCCTGTTAATCAGCACAGAAAATCGACACAAGAAAATCAGTTCAGACACTCCTATCAT GAGATGGATAGAGGCATAGAGGACATTAAGATTGTGGAGATGGATCTTGGCGCAACAAAAGGAAGCTTAAAGAGCAGGAATAGCTACTCTAGCCAGCCGCAATACGAACGAATAGAACATAAATTCTCCACTCAATATGCACCAAATTGTGTTTACTCCAAGCAAGACAACTACCAGGCCTCACCGGCTCCATCAGCTTTAACTGACATGAGCCCAGGAGCCTGCAGTGGGCATTTCGATGACTATTCCTTCGATACAGCGCAAAGCAGCCCACAGTACTACTCCGCTGCGTCCAAGCCCGATCCTTCAAGGGTTCCTTTCGCTTTCCCCAGGCCAAATTATACAGAATCCATGTCCTACGACTACCAATTATTCCCAAATTACATGGCCAACACGCAATCTTCAAGAGCCAAAGTCCGGTCACAGAGTGCACCAAAGCAAAGGCCAGACACAATTGAGAGGCAACCAAGCCGGCGTAGGGCATCAATGGAAGGGAGGAATGTCCCCAGGGCGGTGCGGATGCAGAGGTCATCTTCACACGTGGGCTCAACTGCTCAAAACTACCAATACCCATGGCCAATCAAGCTTGATAGATCGACAGTTTCACTTAAAGACAGTGAGTGTGGATCCTCTAGTACAGTACTCACAAATACAAACCACTGCAGATCGCTTGTTGCATTTGAT CTTCATGGAAATAGATCGGCGGTGCATCCCTCACTCCAATTTTAA
- the LOC122278265 gene encoding protein IQ-DOMAIN 19-like isoform X1, with translation MGKTSKWLRNFLTGKKDKEKLPRNQSSCIAIENNPTTPISTPQTPKEKRRWSFRRSSAAAAAPKDSNPVEPIATMPPAVQTALDAENEQKKQAMAMAAATTAAADAAVAAAQAAAAVIRLTAAANGRTSAVEVVAAIKIQSVFRSYLARKALSALKGLVKLQALVRGHLVRKQATATLRCMQALVTVQARALAQRIRMAEEAKPVNQHRKSTQENQFRHSYHEMDRGIEDIKIVEMDLGATKGSLKSRNSYSSQPQYERIEHKFSTQYAPNCVYSKQDNYQASPAPSALTDMSPGACSGHFDDYSFDTAQSSPQYYSAASKPDPSRVPFAFPRPNYTESMSYDYQLFPNYMANTQSSRAKVRSQSAPKQRPDTIERQPSRRRASMEGRNVPRAVRMQRSSSHVGSTAQNYQYPWPIKLDRSTVSLKDSECGSSSTVLTNTNHCRSLVAFDVSTKNPEFAKFVYEPK, from the exons ATGGGGAAGACAAGCAAATGGCTTAGAAACTTCTTGACAGGGAAAAAAGACAAGGAAAAGTTGCCACGTAATCAGAGTTCTTGCATTGCCATTGAGAACAATCCGACAACTCCGATTTCCACCCCACAGACACCGAAAGAGAAAAGGCGATGGAGTTTTCGAAGATCTTCAGCCGCAGCTGCGGCTCCCAAGGACTCAAATCCTGTGGAACCCATTGCCACAATGCCACCAGCTGTACAGACCGCTTTGGACGCTGAAAATGAGCAGAAAAAGCAAGCCATGGCAATGGCAGCAGCCACGACTGCAGCAGCAGATGCTGCCGTGGCTGCTGCACAGGCTGCAGCTGCGGTGATCCGACTCACAGCAGCTGCCAATGGCAGAACTAGTGCAGTTGAAGTGGTTGCTGCAATAAAAATCCAATCGGTTTTCCGCTCTTATTTG GCAAGGAAAGCACTGTCCGCGTTAAAAGGACTAGTGAAGTTGCAGGCATTGGTGAGAGGTCACCTGGTGAGGAAACAAGCGACGGCTACACTTCGGTGCATGCAGGCACTGGTGACAGTACAGGCTAGAGCTCTGGCACAGAGAATCCGGATGGCTGAAGAAGCGAAGCCTGTTAATCAGCACAGAAAATCGACACAAGAAAATCAGTTCAGACACTCCTATCAT GAGATGGATAGAGGCATAGAGGACATTAAGATTGTGGAGATGGATCTTGGCGCAACAAAAGGAAGCTTAAAGAGCAGGAATAGCTACTCTAGCCAGCCGCAATACGAACGAATAGAACATAAATTCTCCACTCAATATGCACCAAATTGTGTTTACTCCAAGCAAGACAACTACCAGGCCTCACCGGCTCCATCAGCTTTAACTGACATGAGCCCAGGAGCCTGCAGTGGGCATTTCGATGACTATTCCTTCGATACAGCGCAAAGCAGCCCACAGTACTACTCCGCTGCGTCCAAGCCCGATCCTTCAAGGGTTCCTTTCGCTTTCCCCAGGCCAAATTATACAGAATCCATGTCCTACGACTACCAATTATTCCCAAATTACATGGCCAACACGCAATCTTCAAGAGCCAAAGTCCGGTCACAGAGTGCACCAAAGCAAAGGCCAGACACAATTGAGAGGCAACCAAGCCGGCGTAGGGCATCAATGGAAGGGAGGAATGTCCCCAGGGCGGTGCGGATGCAGAGGTCATCTTCACACGTGGGCTCAACTGCTCAAAACTACCAATACCCATGGCCAATCAAGCTTGATAGATCGACAGTTTCACTTAAAGACAGTGAGTGTGGATCCTCTAGTACAGTACTCACAAATACAAACCACTGCAGATCGCTTGTTGCATTTGATGTGAGTACTAAGAACCCAGAATTCGCAAAATTTGTTTATGAACCAAAATAA
- the LOC122278276 gene encoding sulfate transporter 3.1-like → MGNADYECPHPVAIPASKPLFKSLESSLKETFFPDDPFRPFKNQPLSKKVVLGLQYFVPILEWAPRYTFEFFKSDLIAGITIASLAVPQGISYASLANLPPIFGLYSSFVPPLVYAMLGSSRDLAVGTVAVASLLISSLLGKEVNPNENPKLYLQLALTATFFAGLFQASLGFLRLGFIVDFLSHATIVGFMGGAATVVCLQQLKGLLGLVNFTHETDLSSVMRSVFSQTHQWRWESGVLGCCFLFFLLLTKYFSKKKAAFFWINAMAPLTSVILGSVLVYLTHAEKHGVQVIGHLKKGLNPPSVSDLAFGSPYLMTAIKTGIITGVIALAEGVAVGRSFAIFKNYHIDGNKEMIAFGMMNIAGSCTSCYLTAGPFSRSAVNFNAGCKTAVSNIVMATAVMITLLFLTPLFFYTPLVVLSSIIMAAMLGLIDYEAAIHLWKIDKFDFLVCMGAYLGVVFGSVEIGLVIAVTLSLLRVLLFVARPRTFILGNIPNSKVFRSVDQYPTANNVPGVLILQIDAPIYFANANYLRERISRWIYEEEEKLKASGETSLHYIILDISAVGSIDTSGISMLEEVKKNADRKGLKLVLANPRSEVIKKLDKSKFIENIGQEWIYLTVGEAVAACNFMLHSCKPNPAAAELHAPENNV, encoded by the exons ATGGGTAACGCAGACTATGAATGCCCACACCCTGTTGCAATCCCTGCATCCAAACCTCTATTCAAGTCCTTGGAATCGTCTCTCAAAGAGACTTTCTTTCCTGATGACCCCTTCCGGCCTTTCAAGAACCAGCCTCTTTCTAAGAAGGTTGTCCTTGGCCTGCAATACTTTGTACCAATCCTGGAATGGGCTCCTCGTTACACTTTTGAGTTCTTCAAATCCGATCTTATTGCTGGAATCACTATTGCCAGTCTAGCAGTCCCTCAAGGGATAAGCTATGCAAGTTTGGCTAACTTACCACCAATTTTCGGATTAT ATTCCAGCTTTGTCCCACCATTAGTGTATGCCATGTTGGGGAGCTCTAGAGATCTGGCGGTGGGCACTGTGGCTGTGGCATCCCTTCTCATATCTTCTTTGCTGGGGAAGGAAGTTAACCCTAATGAGAACCCAAAACTTTATCTTCAACTGGCTCTCACGGCTACGTTCTTTGCTGGACTCTTTCAAGCTTCTCTGGGCTTCTTAAG ACTTGGCTTTATCGTGGACTTTCTGTCTCATGCGACGATAGTGGGGTTCATGGGTGGAGCAGCCACGGTTGTTTGTCTTCAGCAACTTAAAGGGCTACTTGGGCTGGTTAATTTCACTCATGAGACTGATCTTTCCTCGGTCATGCGCTCTGTATTTTCCCAAACACACcag TGGAGATGGGAAAGTGGTGTTTTGGGCTGCTGTTTCCtattcttcctcctcctcacaAAATACTTT AGCAAGAAAAAGGCCGCCTTCTTTTGGATAAATGCGATGGCACCTCTGACGTCTGTTATCTTGGGAAGCGTCCTCGTTTATCTGACCCACGCTGAAAAACACGGTGTTCAAGTg ATTGGGCACCTGAAGAAAGGCTTAAATCCACCTTCGGTATCTGATTTGGCTTTTGGGTCTCCATATCTGATGACCGCCATCAAAACTGGAATCATCACTGGCGTCATAGCCCTTGCA GAAGGAGTAGCAGTGGGGAGAAGCTTTGCCATATTCAAGAACTACCACATTGATGGGAACAAAGAGATGATCGCTTTTGGGATGATGAATATTGCTGGCTCTTGCACTTCATGCTACTTGACCGCAG GACCCTTTTCTCGAAGTGCGGTGAATTTCAATGCAGGATGTAAGACGGCAGTGTCGAACATAGTCATGGCAACAGCGGTGATGATCACGTTGCTATTCCTTACTCCGCTGTTCTTCTATACACCCCTTGTGGTGCTCTCTTCCATAATCATGGCAGCCATGCTTGGCCTTATTGACTATGAAGCTGCCATCCACCTCTGGAAGATCGACAAATTCGATTTCCTGGTGTGCATGGGTGCTTATCTTGGTGTGGTCTTTGGAAGTGTTGAGATTGGCTTAGTCATCGCG GTTACGCTATCGTTGTTAAGGGTTTTGCTATTTGTAGCAAGGCCACGGACTTTTATCTTGGGCAATATTCCCAACTCCAAGGTGTTCAGAAGCGTTGATCAATACCCAACTGCCAACAATGTTCCCGGAGTTCTCATTCTCCAAATTGATGCACCCATTTACTTTGCCAATGCAAACTACTTGAGAGAAAg GATTTCAAGGTGGATCTACGAGGaggaagaaaaattaaaagcttCGGGAGAAACAAGCTtgcattatattatattagacaTCAGCG CTGTGGGCAGTATTGATACGAGTGGGATTAGCATGCTTGAAGAGGTCAAGAAGAATGCCGATAGAAAGGGTCTCAAG CTTGTGCTAGCCAACCCAAGAAGCGAGGTGATTAAGAAGCTAGACAAGTCCAAATTCATCGAAAACATCGGCCAAGAATGGATTTATCTAACAGTAGGAGAGGCCGTGGCAGCATGCAACTTCATGTTACACTCGTGCAAGCCAAACCCGGCCGCCGCTGAATTACATGCGCCAGAAAACAATGTCTAA